The Populus trichocarpa isolate Nisqually-1 chromosome 2, P.trichocarpa_v4.1, whole genome shotgun sequence genome has a window encoding:
- the LOC7463197 gene encoding uncharacterized protein LOC7463197 produces the protein MNMASNVSSPSSSTIVGEYIGIESCLDLKNEEDIFTSSSNKEETNYESCSQRCHREKREQRWAKKKEFPPPIPLLARTENLPSHMPWVLKRYYTSDGRLILREEKVRRHEYFRAHRSNGRLTLHLVPLDDEVSATLFVGDERRHDIENDIDQCYDNEDDGEEEQVLEQEHEEDKEENESLVEESIDVKVNDNDGVENDYFGNNVDSGETIEVEEEEAVHDDQRVPSMESSESAGKCLNYISVRTSSTCIFGVPVPAIRPVYT, from the coding sequence ATGAACATGGCTTCCAACGtttcatcaccatcatcttcaACTATCGTTGGTGAGTACATTGGTATAGAGAGCTGTCTTGATCTTAAGAACGAAGAAGATATCTTCACATCCTCATCAAATAAAGAAGAGACTAATTATGAGAGTTGTAGTCAACGTTGTCATCGCGAAAAGAGAGAGCAACGGTGGGCTAAGAAAAAGGAGTTTCCACCACCAATACCATTGTTGGCTCGTACGGAGAATTTGCCTTCCCATATGCCTTGGGTTTTAAAGAGGTACTATACAAGTGATGGAAGACTGATACTTAGAGAAGAGAAGGTCAGGCGTCATGAGTACTTTCGGGCTCACAGATCCAATGGACGTCTCACCTTGCATCTTGTTCCTTTGGATGATGAAGTTTCGGCCACTCTTTTTGTTGGTGATGAGAGACGTCATGACATTGAGAATGATATTGATCAGTGCTATGATAATGAAGATGATGGTGAAGAAGAGCAAGTACTCgagcaagaacatgaagaagataaggaagaaaatgaaagccTTGTAGAAGAAAGTATTGATGTGAAAGTAAATGACAATGATGGTGTAGAAAATGATTATTTTGGTAATAATGTTGATAGTGGTGAAACTAtagaggtggaggaggaggaggctgtgCATGATGATCAAAGAGTTCCTTCTATGGAGAGTTCTGAGAGTGCAGGCAAATGCTTGAACTACATCAGTGTGAGAACAAGCTCCACTTGTATATTTGGGGTGCCAGTACCGGCTATAAGGCCAGTTTATACATAA
- the LOC7495133 gene encoding protein NETWORKED 1D has product MSRITKWELEKTKVKVVFRLQFHATQIPQSGWDKLFISFIPADSGKATGKTTKANVRNGTCKWADPIYETTRLLQDVKTKQYDEKLYKLVISMGSSRSSVLGEATINLADYADALKPSVVALPLHGSDSGTSLHVTVQLLTSKTGFREFEQQREHRERGLQTNQNSPNESSGGKVSSSEEINNDQIDKVNIRVRFKDKSKDLASLKQEVGSNEEYADSAVGFDGSSNTSESLYAEKHDTSSTHEIDRLKSTVSGDLAGLSLSQGPQLEKGDLSDHQFSAQGTNDWVHAWSSDYHADNDLAAAYEVNGRLRGSLEVAESSILELRQEVSSLQGHADEIGYEAQKFAKQLASEIASGEEMTKEVSMLKLECSKLKNELEQLKVSQLSPPFSSRNATEPRQDHRFQDLQLRWLNGLLPMEDKIKELKNKACLGYHESDSSFLCSDIEELLSVLQNLKQATGLPISSTHLVPSEGSSLKEIREMSVHKNGQFVSESGFDVDSYQPELGMLHCLNIPGLVSHETDSINTTNAMNGRIFELLRELDESKAERESLVKKMDQMECYYEALVQELEENQRQMLGELQNLRNEHATCLYTVSSTKAEMETMRLDLNDQLSRLVEDKRDLDSLNKELERRAVTAEAALRRARLNYSIAVDQLQRDLELLSVQVLSMFETNENLIRQAFVDSSQSGFEGNPVTTESQRSDSREVHMGKLFQFQNQFVGTKKQQLGCDILLDDLKRSLHLQEGLYRKVEEEACEMHFANLYLDVLSKALQETLLEASDDVKCMKEKIHELVWQLELSTESKGLLSQKLHSALDDVHALKEHRATCIAKCNEMAQRNQVLETNLQNVTSKNHLLLQKIAEWESQVMHYRSYESMYEICAAEKTELACLLEKKTLENCGLQNEIFSLQEKLKTFRSEFDDLASVKEKLQDLVNFMESKLQNLLASYDKSINGIPSSESGYQDLESMDLTGVMMQLEELQHNSCDKILQLREEKKGLVHERDIAQVSIAAAKSELALLKQKFECDMRNMVDELDVSNALVQKLQLDIEGIAYKLKVSSEVEEKCAQQHNELFSDFDHLAVQLKELVSKNRDLGHKILALDSVASELDKTKLTAAELMKENQALMASIRNKNEVSSRIAYELESLKGSFRSLHDENQSLMLSSQDKVESAQLASELSNLKDSIKTLHDENQVLMETIRNKTEEAASFASELNSLKENLRFLHDENRALIASSQDKEEVSSKLALELNSLKESLQSLHGEKQALMTSSQDKTEEASKLASELDTLKESLQSLCDENQGLMACLQDKTEESAKLASELNSLRECLQSLQDEKQALMVSLQDKTEESAQLASDMISLRASLRSLNDELHDERSLREGLQSTVTDLTSQLNEKQCQLLQFGLHESELTHLKHLVSGLESEKSRVCQLLLQSEECVKNAHEEASTLKSQLSEMHKSLIAADVKFIFAKTQYEGGVEVLLQKLNSSDGHFAQLQKKHIDMEIILNHCHASETQHIEENARLMTNVNSVQSELEASIAENRLLVETKRAELEGFKNNSQNVVLSYIEDKAQHSKEFEKLKCLLVTPEEEIDNLVLSKVELEVKFLVLEAKLDEQKAQIITLEGYYDELVMLQKHCNELNQRLSDQILKTEEFRNLSIHLKELKDKADAECIQAREKREPEGPPVAMQESLRIAFIREQCETRLQEQKQQLSISKKHSEEMLWKLQDAIDEIENRKKSEASHLKKNEELGMRILELEAELQSVLSDKREKVNAYDLMKAEMECSLISLECCKEEKQKLEAALEECNKERSKIAVELASMKELLENSKSLVDMQAEQNDGSCKVDCLSSDESVIRNSSDKNSIIDASSYERKRVHTVPLNGPTGDPNQKCLGRHSSRNSEEAEHAFPASFDRADHSSTLMNGQPEQDVCVSGGVNGLKSSALINQDRLLHIDMKHLAIINDHFRAESLKSSMDHLSNQLERMKNENSLLLQDDNDFDQKFPGLQSEFMKLQKANEELGTMFPLFNEFSGCGNALERVLALEIELAEALQAKKRSSILFQSSFLKQHSDEEAIFKSFRDINELIKDMLELKGRYTTVETELKEMHDRYSQLSLQFAEVEGERQKLMMTLKNARHQRKPYT; this is encoded by the exons ATGTCGAGGATTACCAAGTGGGAGCTCGAGAAGACTAAAGTGAAAGTTGTCTTTCGGCTGCAGTTCCATGCTACACAG ATTCCTCAATCAGGATGGGATAAGCTTTTTATATCTTTCATTCCTGCTGATTCTGGAAAAGCAACTGGAAAAACAACCAAAGCTAATGTAAGAAACGGGACCTGCAAATGGGCAGATCCTATCTACGAGACCACAAGACTTCTCCAAGATGTTAAAACCAAGCAATACGATGAAAAGCTCTATAAGCTTGTTATATCAATG GGTTCATCACGGTCTAGTGTCCTTGGGGAGGCTACCATCAACCTTGCTGATTATGCTGATGCATTAAAACCATCTGTTGTTGCCCTGCCTCTTCATGGATCTGATTCTGGAACTTCTTTGCAT GTCACTGTACAGCTGCTCACTTCAAAAACTGGTTTCCG ggAGTTTGAGCAGCAGAGGGAACACAGAGAAAGGGGATTGCAGACTAACCAAAATAGTCCCAATGAATCCTCTGGTGGAAAAGTATCATCTTCTGAAGAGATTAACAATGATCAGATAGATAAG GTAAATATCAGAGTTAGATTTAAAGACAAATCTAAAGACCTTGCTTCACTCAAACAAGAGGTGGGGTCAAACGAAGAATATGCAGACTCAGCTGTTGGCTTTGATGGCTCTTCCAATACTTCAGAGAGTTTATATGCAGAGAAGCATGATACTTCCAGTACACATGAAATTGATCGCCTTAAGAGCACTGTCTCTGGTGACTTAGCTGGACTTTCCCTTAGCCAGGGTCCTCAGCTGGAGAAAGGGGATCTTTCTGATCATCAATTTTCAGCACAGGGAACGAATGATTGGGTTCATGCCTGGAGTTCAGACTACCATGCAGATAATGACTTGGCAGCTGCATATGAAGTGAATGGTAGACTTAGAGGAAGCTTGGAAGTGGCGGAGTCATCTATTCTTGAGCTTAGACAGGAGGTAAGCTCCTTACAGGGTCATGCTGATGAAATAGGTTATGAAGCCCAAAAATTTGCCAAGCAACTTGCTTCTGAGATTGCTTCTGGAGAAGAGATGACCAAAGAGGTGTCCATGTTGAAGTTGGAGTGTTCAAAGTTGAAAAATGAACTTGAACAGCTAAAGGTTTCTCAGTTATCCCCTCCATTTAGCAGCAGAAATGCTACAGAGCCCAGGCAGGATCACAGATTTCAAGATCTGCAGCTCAGATGGCTAAATGGGCTTTTACCCATGGAAGATAAGATAAAAGAGCTTAAAAATAAGGCATGCTTGGGATACCATGAAAGCGATTCCAGTTTTCTTTGTTCAGACATAGAGGAGTTGCTCAGTGTGCTGCAGAATCTCAAGCAGGCAACAGGGCTGCCAATTTCCAGCACCCACTTGGTACCTTCTGAAGGATCTAGCCTGAAGGAGATCCGAGAAATGAGTGTACATAAAAATGGCCAGTTTGTAAGTGAATCAGGGTTTGATGTTGACTCGTATCAACCAGAACTAGGCATGCTTCATTGTCTTAATATTCCTGGACTGGTGTCTCATGAGACTGACTCTATAAATACTACCAACGCAATGAATGGAAGAATATTTGAACTTCTGAGGGAGTTGGATGAATCAAAAGCTGAACGAGAGAGCCTTGTGAAGAAAATGGACCAGATGGAGTGTTACTATGAAGCTCTTGTCCAGGAGCTTGAGGAAAATCAGAGGCAGATGCTGGGGGAGTTGCAGAATCTCAGAAATGAGCATGCTACTTGCTTGTATACAGTTTCATCCACAAAGGCAGAGATGGAGACAATGCGCCTAGATCTGAATGACCAGCTATCAAGACTTGTCGAAGACAAACGTGATTTGGATTCTCTGAACAAGGAGCTTGAAAGAAGGGCTGTTACTGCAGAGGCAGCGCTCAGAAGGGCACGGCTGAATTATTCTATTGCTGTTGACCAGTTACAAAGGGACTTGGAACTGCTCTCAGTCCAGGTTTTGTCTATGTTTGAAACTAATGAGAACCTCATCCGGCAAGCTTTTGTAGATTCTTCACAATCAGGCTTCGAAGGAAACCCAGTAACCACGGAGAGCCAGAGATCTGATTCAAGGGAAGTTCATATGGGGAAGCTCTTTCAGTTCCAAAATCAGTTTGTTGGGACAAAGAAACAGCAGTTGGGTTGTGATATTCTTTTAGATGACTTAAAAAGATCACTACATTTGCAGGAAGGGCTTTACAGGAAGGTTGAAGAAGAAGCTTGTGAAATGCATTTTGCAAATCTATACTTAGATGTACTTTCAAAGGCTCTACAAGAAACTTTGCTTGAAGCCAGTGATGATGTCAAATGtatgaaagagaaaatacatgaaCTTGTGTGGCAGCTAGAGCTTTCAACCGAGTCGAAGGGGTTATTATCACAAAAGCTGCACTCTGCATTGGATGATGTTCATGCCTTAAAAGAGCATAGGGCTACTTGCATTGCCAAGTGCAATGAGATGGCTCAACGAAACCAAGTTTTGGAAACAAATTTGCAAAATGTCACCAGCAAAAATCACCTTCTCTTGCAGAAGATTGCCGAATGGGAGTCTCAAGTGATGCACTACAGAAGTTATGAGAGCATGTATGAGATTTGTGCTGCAGAGAAAACAGAGTTGGCATGTTTATTGgagaaaaaaaccctagaaaattgTGGTCTTCAAAATGAGATCTTTTCTTTGCAGGAAAAGTTGAAAACTTTCAGAAGTGAATTTGATGATCTGGCTTCTGTGAAGGAAAAACTGCAGGATTTAGTCAATTTCATGGAGAGTAAGTTGCAGAACTTGCTGGCATCCTATGACAAAAGTATCAATGGAATTCCTTCTAGTGAATCTGGCTATCAGGATTTAGAGTCCATGGATTTAACTGGTGTCATGATGCAATTGGAAGAGCTTCAGCATAATTCTTGCGATAAGATTCTCCAGCTCAGGGAAGAGAAGAAAGGTCTGGTTCATGAGAGAGATATTGCACAAGTGTCCATTGCTGCAGCTAAATCAGAGCTTGCATTGTTGAAACAGAAGTTTGAATGTGATATGAGGAACATGGTGGATGAATTAGATGTGTCGAATGCTTTGGTGCAGAAGCTTCAGTTGGACATTGAGGGTATTGCTTACAAACTCAAGGTTAGCTCTGAAGTCGAAGAAAAATGTGCACAGCAGCACAATGAActtttttctgattttgatCATTTGGCAGTTCAGTTGAAAGAACTTGTTTCTAAAAACAGGGACCTTGGTCACAAAATCTTGGCATTAGATAGTGTCGCTAGTGAACTTGATAAAACTAAGCTGACTGCAGCAGAActtatgaaagaaaatcaagctTTGATGGCATCTATACGGAATAAAAATGAGGTGTCCTCTAGGATTGCATACGAACTCGAGAGTTTGAAAGGAAGTTTTCGATCTCTGCATGATGAAAACCAATCTTTAATGTTATCTTCTCAAGATAAGGTGGAGTCTGCTCAGCTGGCTTCAGAGTTGAGCAACTTGAAAGATAGCATCAAAACTCTGCATGATGAAAACCAAGTTCTGATGGAAACTATACGGAATAAAACCGAGGAAGCTGCCAGCTTTGCATCAGAACTAAAtagtttgaaagaaaatttgCGATTTCTGCACGATGAAAACCGAGCTTTGATAGCATCTTCACAGGATAAAGAGGAGGTCTCTTCCAAGCTTGCATTGGAGCTAAACAGTTTGAAAGAAAGTTTGCAATCTCTGCATGGTGAAAAACAAGCTTTGATGACATCTTCACAGGATAAAACCGAGGAAGCTTCCAAACTTGCATCAGAGCTTGACACTTTGAAGGAGAGTTTGCAATCTTTGTGTGATGAAAACCAAGGTTTGATGGCATGTTTGCAGGATAAGACAGAGGAATCTGCCAAGCTTGCATCGGAGCTAAACAGTTTGAGAGAATGCCTGCAATCTTTGCAAGATGAAAAGCAAGCTTTGATGGTGTCTTTGCAGGATAAAACTGAGGAGTCTGCCCAACTCGCTTCAGATATGATCAGTTTGAGAGCGAGTTTGCGATCTCTGAATGATGAGCTGCATGATGAGAGAAGCTTGCGAGAGGGGTTACAGAGTACAGTAACAGATCTAACTTCCCAATTAAATGAGAAGCAGTGCCAGTTGCTCCAATTTGGTCTCCACGAGTCTGAATTGACTCATCTTAAACACTTGGTGTCGGGTCTAGAATCTGAGAAATCAAGAGTTTGCCAACTGTTGTTGCAGTCAGAGGAATGTGTTAAAAATGCTCATGAAGAAGCTTCCACTCTCAAATCTCAGTTGTCTGAGATGCACAAATCTCTAATAGCTGCCGATGTTAAATTCATTTTTGCGAAGACTCAATACGAGGGTGGAGTTGAAGTGCTTCTTCAGAAACTGAACTCCTCAGATGGACACTTCGCCCAACTTCAGAAGAAGCATATTGACATGGAAATCATCCTTAATCACTGTCATGCAAGTGAAACACAACACATTGAAGAGAATGCAAGGCTGATGACAAATGTCAACTCTGTTCAGTCTGAGCTAGAGGCTTCTATTGCTGAAAACAGGTTACTTGTCGAGACAAAAAGAGCTGAGCTCGAGGGattcaaaaataattctcaaaatGTTGTGCTTAGTTATATTGAGGATAAAGCTCAGCATTCTAAAGAGTTTGAAAAGCTGAAGTGCTTGTTGGTGACACCTGAAGAAGAGATTGATAATCTGGTGTTATCTAAGGTTGAGCTGGAAGTAAAATTTCTAGTACTTGAAGCAAAATTGGATGAACAGAAAGCTCAGATCATCACCCTTGAAGGATACTATGATGAATTAGTGATGCTGCAGAAGCACTGCAATGAGCTGAACCAGAGGCTTTCTGATCAGATTTTGAAGACCGAAGAATTCAGAAACTTGTCTATCCATTTGAAAGAGCTCAAAGACAAAGCTGATGCTGAATGTATCCAGGCCCGTGAAAAAAGAGAACCTGAAGGACCGCCAGTTGCCATGCAAGAGTCCTTGAGAATTGCATTTATCAGAGAGCAGTGCGAAACAAGGCTGCAAGAACAGAAGCAGCAGCTGTCCATCTCCAAAAAACACAGTGAAGAGATGCTATGGAAATTACAAGATGccattgatgaaattgagaatagGAAGAAATCCGAAGCTTCTCATctgaagaaaaatgaagaactGGGAATGAGAATCTTGGAATTGGAGGCTGAGTTACAATCTGTACTTTCTGACAAACGTGAAAAAGTGAATGCTTATGACCTGATGAAGGCTGAAATGGAATGCTCCTTAATAAGTCTTGAGTGCtgcaaggaagaaaaacaaaaacttgaagCTGCCTTGGAAGAATGCAACAAGGAGAGGTCAAAAATTGCTGTTGAACTTGCTTCGATGAAAGAATTGCTAGAGAATTCCAAATCACTAGTGGACATGCAAGCAGAACAAAATGATGGATCTTGCAAAGTGGATTGCTTGTCTTCTGATGAGTCAGTTATCAGAAATTCCAGCGACAAAAACTCAATCATTGATGCTTCAagctatgaaagaaaaagagtacACACGGTCCCTTTGAATGGTCCAACAGGGGATCCAAACCAGAAGTGTTTGGGAAGGCATAGTTCGAGGAACAGTGAAGAAGCAGAACATGCATTCCCTGCCTCTTTTGACAGAGCTGACCATTCAAGCACACTCATGAATGGGCAACCTGAGCAG GATGTTTGTGTATCTGGTGGTGTAAATGGGCTGAAAAGTTCTGCGCTCATAAATCAAGACAGGTTGCTGCATATTGACATGAAGCATTTAGCTATCATCAATGATCATTTCAGAGCTGAAAGTTTAAAGTCTAGCATGGACCACTTGAGTAATCAG TTAGAAAGGATGAAAAACGAGAATTCACTTCTGCTgcaagatgataatgattttgacCAAAAGTTTCCTGGCTTACAAAGCGAATTTATGAAGCTACAGAAG GCCAATGAAGAACTAGGAACCATGTTCCCCTTGTTCAATGAATTCTCAGGGTGTGGAAATGCTCTAGAGAGGGTGCTTGCATTAGAAATTGAGCTTGCTGAAGCATtgcaagcaaagaaaagatcaagCATCCTCTTCCAGAG TTCTTTCTTGAAACAACACAGTGACGAGGAAGCCATATTCAAAAGCTTTAGAGACATCAATGAGTTGATTAAGGACATGCTGGAACTAAAGGGAAGGTATACCACTGTGGAGACTGAACTAAAAGAGATGCATGACCGCTATTCTCAGCTAAGCCTTCAATTTGCAGAGGTTGAAGGTGAGAGACAGAAGCTCATGATGACTCTCAAGAATGCTCGGCATCAAAGAAAGCCCTATACTTAA
- the LOC7495135 gene encoding membrane-anchored ubiquitin-fold protein 3 has product MATPASIELRFRLPDGNDIGPNNYTEAANVATLKEHVIEQWPKDKENGPKTIKDVKLIYAGHVLENHRTLAESRLPVGDRLAGVVTIHVVLRPPGTRINNGDQRIDVEWREGCSCSIL; this is encoded by the exons ATGGCAACACCAGCTTCGATTGAGCTCAGATTCAGGCTACCAGATGGCAATGATATTGGGCCAAACAACTACACTGAAGCTGCCAATGTGGCGACTCTTAAAGAGCATGTAATTGAGCAATGGCCAAAAG ACAAGGAAAATGGCCCGAAGACTATAAAAGATGTGAAGCTTATATATGCTGGACATGTGCTGGAAAACCATAGAACACTTGCCGAGTCCAGACTTCCTGTCGGTGATCGTCTCGCAGGTGTAGTCACCATACATGTTGTTCTGCGTCCTCCTGGTACACGTATAAACAATG GTGATCAGCGCATTGATGTTGAATGGCGGGAGGGTTGCTCATGCTCAATCTTGTAG
- the LOC7495130 gene encoding aminotransferase ALD1, chloroplastic produces the protein MNYSQVTSCICIPKAILLQPKTNWTSSKSGNERRAGHWTHVPRNVNMEGLRSGYLFPEISIREHEHIQKNPNARLIRLGIGDTTQPIPDIITTAMAEHADALSTTRGYRGYGAEQGNMELRMAIAETLYRGTGVKGSEIFVSDGAQCDISRLQMLLGSNVKVAVQDPSFPAYIDTSVIVGQSGKLEEKTGKYSDIVYMNCGAENNFFPDLSTTPRTDVIFFCSPNNPTGSAASWKQLKQLVDFAKTNGSIIVYDSAYAAYISDESPRSIFEIPGAKEVAIEISSFSKFAGFTGVRLGWTVVPEELKYSNGFPVIEDFNRIVCTCFNGASNIVQAGGLACLSRDGYQAVCNVVDYYKENAKILVEAFASLGLKVYGGKNAPYVWVHFPGMSSWNVFNEILEKTHVVTVPGRGFGPGGEEYIRVSAFSHRENMMEASLRMKKLFR, from the exons ATGAATTATTCTCAAGTGACATCGTGCATTTGCATACCCAAGGCAATTTTATTACAACCTAAAACAAACTGGACCAG TTCGAAGTCCGGCAATGAGAGAAGAGCTG GCCACTGGACACATGTCCCCCGCAATGTTAATATGGAGGGCCTTCGAAGTGGATATTTGTTTCCTGAG ATATCCATACGTGAGCATGAACACATCCAAAAGAACCCAAATGCAAGGTTGATAAGACTTGGAATTGGTGACACCACACAGCCTATACCAGACATCATAACGACGGCGATGGCTGAG CATGCAGATGCTTTGTCAACTACGCGAGGTTACAGAGGATATGGAGCAGAGCAGGGCAACATG GAATTACGAATGGCTATTGCGGAAACGCTTTACAGAGGTACTGGAGTGAAAGGCAGTGAGATTTTTGTATCTGATGGAGCACAATGTGACATTTCACGTCTTCAG ATGCTTCTGGGTTCCAATGTGAAGGTGGCTGTTCAGGACCCTTCTTTTCCG GCTTATATTGATACCAGTGTAATTGTTGGTCAATCCGGCAAGTTGGAAGAGAAAACTGGGAAGTATAGCGACATTGTTTACATGAACTGTGGAGCTGAGAACAATTTTTTCCCTGACCTGTCTACTACTCCAAGGACAGATGTAATATTCTTCTGCTCTCCAAACAATCCAACTGGTAGCGCTGCATCTTGGAAGCAATTAAAGCAACTGGTTGATTTTGCCAAGACAAACGGCTCCATAATAGTTTATGACTCTGCATATGCTGCCTATATATCAGATGAAAGCCCAAGATCAATCTTTGAAATCCCTGGAGCCAAAGAG GTTGCTATTGAGATCTCATCCTTCTCCAAATTTGCTGGGTTCACTGGCGTCCGCCTCGGTTGGACAGTGGTTCCTGAAGAGTTGAAATACTCCAACGGATTTCCTGTCATAGAAGATTTCAACCGCATTGTATGCACCTGCTTCAATGGCGCTTCAAATATTGTTCAGGCTGGAGGACTAGCATGCCTTTCTAGAGATGGTTATCAG GCTGTGTGCAATGTGGTTGACTACTACAAAGAGAACGCGAAAATACTTGTTGAAGCATTTGCATCACTTGGATTGAAGGTCTATGGAGGCAAAAATGCCCCTTACGTGTGGGTTCATTTTCCAGGGATGAGTTCATGGAATGTATTCAATGAAATTCTAGAGAAAACACATGTAGTGACAGTTCCAGGTAGAGGATTTGGTCCTGGTGGTGAAGAGTATATCAGAGTTAGTGCATTTAGTCATAGAGAGAATATGATGGAAGCTTCTCTGaggatgaaaaaattatttagatga
- the LOC7463196 gene encoding F-box/kelch-repeat protein At1g22040, producing MGGVLSLASPKCRTSDYNEVLNNGSCKRQKTSSIFYDEESPRLIPFLPDELSIQILARIPRCCYFNLSLVSRKWKEMFESAELFKVRKDFGLTEEWLYVLIKDKADKLSWHALDPLSRNWQRLPPMPNVVCTDKSKRGLSGFWLWNVVGPGIKIAEVIRSWLGQKDTLDQMPFGGCSIGAVDGCLYVLGGFSGATTVRCVWRFDPISNKWSKMASMSTGRAYCKTSILNNKLYVVGGVSQGQGRLTPLQSAEVFDPCKGTWSDVPSMPFSRAQLVPTAYLSDMLKPIATGMTSYMGRLFVPQSLYSWPFIVDVGGEIYDPETNSWAEMPTGMGEGWPARQAGTKLSVVVDGELYAFDPSTSADSGKIKVYDHKEDTWKVVIGKVPVADFTESESPYLLTGFHGKIHVLTKDANQNIAVMQADVQDVLGSPLNSTSVSAQSLHEHSDSSETVVWKVIASKDFGSAELVSCQVLDV from the coding sequence ATGGGGGGTGTTTTGAGTTTAGCTAGTCCCAAATGCAGAACAAGCGACTATAATGAGGTGTTAAATAATGGAAGCTGCAAGAGGCAAAAGACATCCTCAATTTTTTATGATGAGGAAAGCCCAAGATTGATTCCATTTCTTCCTGATGAGTTATCAATCCAGATTCTTGCTAGAATCCCCAGATGTTGCTACTTTAATCTGAGTTTGGTGTCACGCAAGTGGAAGGAAATGTTTGAGAGTGCTGAGCTGTTCAAAGTTAGAAAAGATTTTGGATTAACAGAAGAATGGCTGTATGTACTGATAAAGGATAAAGCAGATAAATTATCATGGCACGCTTTGGATCCATTGTCAAGAAATTGGCAGAGATTGCCTCCAATGCCAAATGTTGTTTGCACAGACAAATCTAAAAGGGGACTTTCTGGGTTTTGGTTGTGGAATGTAGTTGGGCCAGGCATAAAAATTGCTGAAGTCATAAGGAGTTGGCTTGGGCAAAAGGATACGCTGGATCAAATGCCATTTGGTGGTTGTTCCATTGGTGCTGTTGATGGATGCCTCTATGTGCTTGGTGGGTTCTCTGGAGCTACCACCGTGAGATGTGTCTGGCGGTTCGATCCAATCTCAAACAAATGGAGCAAAATGGCTTCCATGTCTACGGGTAGAGCTTACTGTAAGACGAGCATTTTAAATAACAAGCTATATGTTGTTGGGGGGGTTAGTCAGGGCCAAGGGAGATTGACTCCTCTTCAATCCGCTGAAGTTTTTGACCCATGCAAGGGTACATGGTCTGATGTCCCAAGCATGCCATTCTCAAGAGCTCAATTAGTGCCCACTGCCTATTTGTCTGACATGCTAAAGCCTATTGCCACCGGGATGACTTCCTACATGGGAAGATTATTCGTGCCTCAGAGTTTATACTCATGGCCCTTCATTGTTGATGTTGGTGGGGAAATatatgatcctgaaacaaattCATGGGCTGAAATGCCAACTGGCATGGGAGAAGGTTGGCCTGCACGGCAGGCAGGTACGAAATTGAGCGTGGTCGTAGATGGTGAATTATATGCATTTGATCCGTCTACTTCTGCAGACAGTGGTAAGATCAAGGTATATGATCACAAAGAAGATACATGGAAAGTTGTCATTGGGAAAGTCCCTGTTGCTGATTTTACAGAATCCGAATCTCCATATCTGCTCACAGGTTTTCATGGAAAGATTCATGTCCTCACAAAAGACGCCAATCAGAACATTGCAGTTATGCAGGCTGACGTGCAAGATGTTTTGGGTTCCCCATTGAACTCAACTTCTGTTTCTGCTCAGTCCTTGCATGAGCATTCTGACTCATCGGAAACAGTTGTTTGGAAGGTCATAGCCAGTAAAGATTTTGGGTCTGCTGAACTTGTAAGTTGTCAGGTTCTTGATGTATAG